In a single window of the Prinia subflava isolate CZ2003 ecotype Zambia chromosome 3, Cam_Psub_1.2, whole genome shotgun sequence genome:
- the LOC134548795 gene encoding OX-2 membrane glycoprotein-like isoform X2, with translation MNLAAGSHPSRRLPRPHSQVRQIFSSKMTLRVLVLCLAYPGLAKANVVPQAGHTKVRMGDSVTLSCALTKPMDVLQVTWQKNSEDSYANIATYSKTNGLKIHRPYEDKINFTSLELNKTSITFWDTRMDDSGCYKCLFNAYPFGSLSGNNCLSVFGHLIVICSADGFPEPTITWNNLFNSTPTQKTVKHKNGIVSITSKLEIYNIQSISARDLTCRVSNTNETFELPVEIKGEEESSLLWLVIIAVLLVVIIVLILILLFWRKILCRRS, from the exons ATGAACTTGGCCGCGGGCAGCCATCCCTCCCGCCGCCTTCCCCGGCCGCATTCCCAG GTGAGGCagattttctcttccaaaatgACTTTACGagttctggttttgtgtttggcaTATCCTGGGCTTGCAAAGGCAAATG TGGTTCCACAGGCTGGACACACAAAAGTGAGGATGGGTGACAGTGTGACTCTGAGCTGTGCCCTGACAAAACCCATGGATGTTCTGCAAGTGACGTGGCAAAAGAACTCAGAAGACTCATATGCCAATATAGCTACATACAGTAAAACAAACGGATTAAAGATTCACAGGCCCTATgaagacaaaattaatttcacaaGTTTGGAACTCAACAAGACAAGCATAACTTTTTGGGACACTAGAATGGATGATTCAGGATGTTACAAGTGTCTCTTCAATGCTTACCCTTTCGGCTCCTTGTCAGGAAATAACTGCCTGAGTGTTTTTG GTCATTTGATAGTCATCTGTAGTGCTGATGGCTTCCCAGAGCCCACCATCACCTGGAACAACCTGTTCAATTCTACTCCTACACAGAAGACAGTCAAGCACAAAAATGGCATTGTGTCCATCACAAGTAAACTGGAAATCTACAACATTCAGAGCATCAGTGCACGGGATTTGACCTGCAGAGTAAGCAACACAAATGAAACATTTGAATTGCCTGTGGAAATCAAAGGAG aagAGGAATCATCATTGCTTTGGCTGGTGATTATTGCAGTGCTTCTAGTAGTCATCATAGTTCTGATTCTGATTTTGCTGTTCTGGAGGAAGATCCTATGCAGGAGGAGTTGA
- the LOC134548795 gene encoding OX-2 membrane glycoprotein-like isoform X1, which yields MNLAAGSHPSRRLPRPHSQVRQIFSSKMTLRVLVLCLAYPGLAKANVVPQAGHTKVRMGDSVTLSCALTKPMDVLQVTWQKNSEDSYANIATYSKTNGLKIHRPYEDKINFTSLELNKTSITFWDTRMDDSGCYKCLFNAYPFGSLSGNNCLSVFGLNASVHHNISEGHLIVICSADGFPEPTITWNNLFNSTPTQKTVKHKNGIVSITSKLEIYNIQSISARDLTCRVSNTNETFELPVEIKGEEESSLLWLVIIAVLLVVIIVLILILLFWRKILCRRS from the exons ATGAACTTGGCCGCGGGCAGCCATCCCTCCCGCCGCCTTCCCCGGCCGCATTCCCAG GTGAGGCagattttctcttccaaaatgACTTTACGagttctggttttgtgtttggcaTATCCTGGGCTTGCAAAGGCAAATG TGGTTCCACAGGCTGGACACACAAAAGTGAGGATGGGTGACAGTGTGACTCTGAGCTGTGCCCTGACAAAACCCATGGATGTTCTGCAAGTGACGTGGCAAAAGAACTCAGAAGACTCATATGCCAATATAGCTACATACAGTAAAACAAACGGATTAAAGATTCACAGGCCCTATgaagacaaaattaatttcacaaGTTTGGAACTCAACAAGACAAGCATAACTTTTTGGGACACTAGAATGGATGATTCAGGATGTTACAAGTGTCTCTTCAATGCTTACCCTTTCGGCTCCTTGTCAGGAAATAACTGCCTGAGTGTTTTTG GTCTTAATGCATCTGTCCATCACAACATTTCTGAAGGTCATTTGATAGTCATCTGTAGTGCTGATGGCTTCCCAGAGCCCACCATCACCTGGAACAACCTGTTCAATTCTACTCCTACACAGAAGACAGTCAAGCACAAAAATGGCATTGTGTCCATCACAAGTAAACTGGAAATCTACAACATTCAGAGCATCAGTGCACGGGATTTGACCTGCAGAGTAAGCAACACAAATGAAACATTTGAATTGCCTGTGGAAATCAAAGGAG aagAGGAATCATCATTGCTTTGGCTGGTGATTATTGCAGTGCTTCTAGTAGTCATCATAGTTCTGATTCTGATTTTGCTGTTCTGGAGGAAGATCCTATGCAGGAGGAGTTGA
- the LOC134548795 gene encoding OX-2 membrane glycoprotein-like isoform X3, with protein MTLRVLVLCLAYPGLAKANVVPQAGHTKVRMGDSVTLSCALTKPMDVLQVTWQKNSEDSYANIATYSKTNGLKIHRPYEDKINFTSLELNKTSITFWDTRMDDSGCYKCLFNAYPFGSLSGNNCLSVFGLNASVHHNISEGHLIVICSADGFPEPTITWNNLFNSTPTQKTVKHKNGIVSITSKLEIYNIQSISARDLTCRVSNTNETFELPVEIKGEEESSLLWLVIIAVLLVVIIVLILILLFWRKILCRRS; from the exons atgACTTTACGagttctggttttgtgtttggcaTATCCTGGGCTTGCAAAGGCAAATG TGGTTCCACAGGCTGGACACACAAAAGTGAGGATGGGTGACAGTGTGACTCTGAGCTGTGCCCTGACAAAACCCATGGATGTTCTGCAAGTGACGTGGCAAAAGAACTCAGAAGACTCATATGCCAATATAGCTACATACAGTAAAACAAACGGATTAAAGATTCACAGGCCCTATgaagacaaaattaatttcacaaGTTTGGAACTCAACAAGACAAGCATAACTTTTTGGGACACTAGAATGGATGATTCAGGATGTTACAAGTGTCTCTTCAATGCTTACCCTTTCGGCTCCTTGTCAGGAAATAACTGCCTGAGTGTTTTTG GTCTTAATGCATCTGTCCATCACAACATTTCTGAAGGTCATTTGATAGTCATCTGTAGTGCTGATGGCTTCCCAGAGCCCACCATCACCTGGAACAACCTGTTCAATTCTACTCCTACACAGAAGACAGTCAAGCACAAAAATGGCATTGTGTCCATCACAAGTAAACTGGAAATCTACAACATTCAGAGCATCAGTGCACGGGATTTGACCTGCAGAGTAAGCAACACAAATGAAACATTTGAATTGCCTGTGGAAATCAAAGGAG aagAGGAATCATCATTGCTTTGGCTGGTGATTATTGCAGTGCTTCTAGTAGTCATCATAGTTCTGATTCTGATTTTGCTGTTCTGGAGGAAGATCCTATGCAGGAGGAGTTGA